The Ignatzschineria rhizosphaerae genome contains a region encoding:
- a CDS encoding nuclear transport factor 2 family protein, translated as MTQKQTAIQSVIDIHDLIEQVFTTNHSQALQSLIASFHPDFKMIAMNGTKVSLTDVAQLFTQKQDSRPSLKITIQDIEVISKCENIVWLRYQENHYENGDLKSAPHQRLSTAGIIVEGTKWQWLYLHETEIQKC; from the coding sequence ATGACACAGAAACAAACAGCGATTCAAAGCGTGATCGACATTCATGATTTAATCGAACAAGTATTTACAACCAATCACTCTCAAGCGCTACAATCCCTAATAGCTTCTTTTCATCCCGATTTTAAAATGATTGCGATGAATGGCACAAAGGTTTCTCTTACCGATGTAGCGCAACTATTCACCCAAAAACAGGACTCAAGACCCTCTCTTAAAATCACGATTCAAGATATTGAGGTCATCTCTAAGTGCGAAAATATCGTTTGGCTTCGCTATCAAGAGAATCACTATGAAAATGGCGATCTAAAAAGCGCTCCACATCAGCGTCTATCAACTGCCGGCATTATTGTTGAAGGCACAAAATGGCAATGGCTCTACTTACATGAAACAGAGATTCAAAAATGTTAA
- a CDS encoding LysR family transcriptional regulator, with protein sequence MDFKQIQTFLQVAEVGSFTKAAEILSLSRSMVSIHIKQLEAQLGVILFNRNTRQVALTDAGKSFYQDCRKIKQSYEEAVEKIQQSETMLSGTLRLGFTYEFGMIFIAPLMMPFCQQHPNLVMQYDVNSSINDLIADRLDLVIRLGNLPDSALKSRKLGQYEIGLIAAPAFLAKHPITQPSDIMNIPWITQNQWEQKSFVLSKKAVKHQREGQEFLFLVPLGKYQSNAAELTRQMALAGLGLTICPLWLVQEDLKRGRLVEVLPQYHLPPQDIHLLFLDQNPLPQKIRLAIDWLKDHFKI encoded by the coding sequence ATGGATTTTAAACAGATACAGACTTTTTTGCAGGTAGCAGAAGTTGGTTCTTTTACTAAAGCTGCGGAGATCCTCTCTTTGAGTCGATCTATGGTGAGTATTCATATTAAGCAGCTTGAAGCACAATTAGGTGTTATTTTATTTAATCGAAATACTCGGCAAGTGGCATTAACAGATGCCGGCAAGTCCTTTTATCAAGATTGCCGGAAAATCAAACAAAGTTATGAGGAAGCAGTAGAGAAAATTCAGCAAAGTGAAACGATGTTAAGTGGGACTTTACGCTTAGGTTTCACTTATGAATTTGGGATGATATTTATCGCCCCTTTAATGATGCCATTTTGTCAACAGCATCCAAACTTAGTCATGCAATATGACGTAAACTCCTCCATTAATGATCTAATTGCTGATCGCTTAGATCTTGTGATTCGTTTGGGAAATCTACCAGATAGTGCTTTAAAGAGCCGAAAGCTTGGACAATATGAGATTGGATTAATTGCAGCACCTGCTTTTTTAGCTAAACATCCTATAACTCAACCTAGCGATATTATGAATATTCCATGGATTACTCAAAATCAATGGGAGCAAAAGAGCTTTGTTTTGAGTAAGAAAGCGGTGAAGCATCAAAGAGAAGGGCAAGAGTTTCTCTTTTTAGTTCCCCTTGGTAAATATCAAAGTAATGCTGCAGAATTAACAAGGCAGATGGCATTAGCAGGATTAGGGCTCACGATTTGCCCTTTATGGCTAGTACAAGAAGATTTGAAGAGAGGACGATTAGTAGAGGTATTGCCGCAGTATCATCTACCGCCGCAAGATATCCATCTCCTTTTTTTAGATCAAAACCCCTTGCCGCAAAAGATTAGATTAGCGATAGATTGGTTGAAGGATCATTTTAAGATATAG
- a CDS encoding YcxB family protein has product MKIEYQLTETQLLKSMDFVSRKLSKRGRRFILLNNIVATIFILLIIFMFIEAKPSNVTLFSSIYWHYFFQDLLIPLSILIFAVISAALFRNAYRYPGDFLKKWIKTPINQIILLKKTMTLDNNGIHTIDTLGNESTLSWLTFGRVLQTDDFFLLETQEDRFVTIPKEQLSTKEIDYIDNILLKYLPTSYIADSV; this is encoded by the coding sequence ATGAAAATCGAATATCAACTAACAGAAACACAGCTTTTAAAGTCAATGGATTTCGTCTCTCGAAAACTTTCAAAGCGAGGTAGGCGATTTATTCTTTTAAATAATATTGTTGCGACAATTTTTATACTTCTCATAATATTTATGTTCATTGAAGCAAAACCCAGTAATGTAACGCTTTTTTCTAGCATTTATTGGCACTATTTTTTCCAAGACCTTCTCATTCCATTATCCATTTTGATATTCGCAGTTATTAGTGCCGCACTATTTCGTAATGCTTATAGATATCCCGGTGACTTTCTGAAAAAATGGATTAAAACTCCCATTAATCAAATCATCTTACTTAAGAAAACAATGACATTGGATAATAACGGGATTCACACAATAGATACGCTAGGTAATGAATCAACACTTAGCTGGCTAACTTTTGGGCGCGTGCTACAAACCGATGACTTTTTCCTCTTAGAGACTCAAGAGGATCGTTTTGTCACAATACCTAAAGAACAATTATCTACTAAAGAGATCGATTATATTGATAACATCTTACTTAAATACCTACCAACCTCTTATATCGCCGATTCGGTTTAA
- a CDS encoding MFS transporter, whose protein sequence is MSYRYRLATIFLLAFFLDCLNIFMSTMALPAISLEMGLSTNETTWISHAYILGLTLIMPLSLWFGELLGARKLLTLSMALFALASLLSGFSTQFSALVMARLFQGITGGLMIPVGQAIVFAEFPKTERSKISTMIMVIALIAPAFSPSLGGIILDYASWQWIYFSNIPLALITSFLAWAWIKNASFSKQKSIAQKPDWIGLTLISFSLFLLLTALTQYGQAHQNIWLSHLYFGIGILLFVSYYRYSKKQSNVLVDLSLLTNIRLRASIAVYYAVPGIFTGINFLMIFYLQKILGFTATQTGQLMMLYAFGAFITMMVSGYFYNRIGPKYLLFLGVILHSFGIALLYSVDESLTYLLLIPAYLLMGIGGGLAANVAQTNAMIDFQNETLLKSSVLWNINRQITFCVGIAVLTLIFSLYQAFLPLMQAYQVTFITASLLGLLSLFFIQKLPVHTIS, encoded by the coding sequence ATCTCTTATCGTTATCGCTTAGCCACGATTTTTCTTTTAGCCTTTTTTCTAGATTGCTTAAATATCTTTATGTCCACAATGGCATTGCCGGCAATCTCGCTAGAAATGGGATTATCTACCAATGAAACGACGTGGATTAGCCATGCCTATATCTTAGGATTAACACTGATCATGCCACTAAGCTTATGGTTTGGGGAGCTTTTAGGCGCTCGCAAGTTATTAACCCTTTCCATGGCTTTATTTGCGCTCGCAAGCCTTCTTAGTGGATTCTCAACACAATTTTCGGCATTAGTGATGGCCCGCTTATTTCAAGGTATTACCGGAGGATTGATGATTCCTGTGGGGCAAGCTATTGTATTTGCTGAATTCCCCAAAACAGAGCGCAGTAAAATCTCCACAATGATCATGGTCATAGCTCTTATTGCCCCGGCATTTTCCCCAAGCTTAGGCGGCATTATTTTAGATTATGCCTCTTGGCAGTGGATCTATTTCTCCAATATTCCTCTCGCCCTTATCACCAGCTTTCTTGCTTGGGCTTGGATTAAAAATGCCTCTTTCTCCAAGCAGAAATCTATCGCACAAAAACCTGATTGGATTGGCTTAACCCTTATTTCCTTCAGCTTATTCTTACTCTTAACTGCCCTTACTCAATATGGGCAAGCGCATCAAAATATCTGGCTCTCTCATCTCTATTTTGGGATAGGTATTCTACTTTTTGTCAGCTATTACCGCTATTCAAAAAAACAGAGTAATGTACTAGTTGATCTATCACTTCTTACTAATATTCGTTTACGGGCTTCTATTGCTGTCTATTACGCTGTTCCCGGCATTTTTACCGGCATTAATTTTTTAATGATCTTTTATCTACAAAAAATACTAGGATTCACCGCAACCCAAACGGGTCAACTGATGATGCTCTATGCTTTTGGTGCATTTATCACCATGATGGTCAGTGGTTATTTTTATAATCGTATTGGCCCTAAATATTTACTCTTTTTAGGCGTTATTCTACATAGCTTCGGCATTGCGCTTCTTTATAGTGTTGATGAATCATTAACATATCTTCTCTTAATACCGGCATATCTCTTAATGGGGATTGGTGGGGGATTAGCTGCGAATGTCGCTCAAACCAATGCCATGATTGATTTTCAAAATGAAACTCTTTTAAAAAGCAGCGTTCTCTGGAATATTAACCGCCAAATCACCTTTTGTGTCGGAATTGCGGTGCTAACGTTAATCTTCTCCCTTTACCAAGCTTTCCTACCATTAATGCAAGCGTATCAAGTCACTTTTATCACAGCATCTCTATTAGGACTGTTAAGCCTCTTCTTTATCCAAAAATTACCCGTTCACACTATCTCTTGA
- the rhlE gene encoding ATP-dependent RNA helicase RhlE, translated as MSFNTLGLRDEILTAISEAGYTEPTPIQQQAIPVVLQGRDLMACAQTGTGKTAGFTLPLLQLLSQKQSSKKTGRRPVRALILSPTRELAAQIHENLVAYNKYLKLRTLVIFGGVSINPQMMKLRGGVDILVATPGRLLDLEKQNAVDLSQVEYLVLDEADRMLDMGFIHDIRRVIAKIPAKRQNLLFSATFSKEITELATKLLHNPASVEIERHQTSSAQVTQALYFVDKNRKRELLSHLIEGENWQQVLVFCRTKHGANRLTEYLNERGISASAIHGNKSQGARTRALADFKTGDIRVLVATDIAARGIDIAELPFVVNFDLPSVPEDYVHRIGRTGRAESTGKAVSLVCVDEHKLLKDIERLLKTEIPRVEMAGFEPDPSIKAEPIENGRNSRGRGNSRNSRNSHSRGQSSPRNSEGAGNSSNRSRRSSRAGNNTDAGKSPEGSSHKKPRNSQSKNDQSASNKPKRHEGKGGQVKATGNQTTNRPSNEGASEKPKRRRQRAPRDRG; from the coding sequence ATGTCTTTTAATACTCTTGGTTTGCGTGATGAAATTTTAACGGCGATTAGTGAAGCTGGATATACTGAGCCAACCCCCATTCAGCAGCAAGCGATTCCCGTTGTATTACAAGGCCGAGATTTAATGGCTTGTGCGCAAACAGGAACGGGGAAAACGGCTGGTTTTACCTTGCCGCTTTTACAACTTTTAAGTCAAAAACAAAGTAGTAAAAAAACAGGTCGCCGACCAGTAAGAGCCTTAATCCTCTCACCAACAAGAGAATTAGCTGCGCAAATTCATGAGAATTTAGTGGCTTACAATAAATATCTAAAGCTTCGTACCTTAGTCATTTTTGGTGGCGTCAGTATTAACCCACAAATGATGAAGCTTCGTGGAGGCGTTGATATTTTAGTGGCAACGCCTGGTCGATTACTCGATTTAGAGAAGCAAAATGCGGTAGATCTTTCACAAGTGGAGTATCTTGTCTTAGATGAAGCAGATCGCATGTTAGACATGGGCTTTATTCATGATATTCGCCGCGTGATTGCCAAAATTCCGGCAAAACGTCAAAATCTTCTATTCTCAGCAACTTTTTCTAAAGAGATTACAGAGCTTGCAACAAAGCTCCTTCATAATCCTGCAAGTGTGGAGATTGAAAGACATCAAACCTCATCGGCACAAGTGACGCAAGCGCTCTATTTTGTTGATAAAAATCGTAAGCGTGAATTGCTATCGCATCTGATTGAAGGCGAGAATTGGCAACAGGTATTAGTCTTTTGTCGGACAAAACATGGGGCAAACCGTTTAACGGAATATTTAAATGAGCGAGGGATTAGCGCCTCTGCCATTCATGGCAATAAAAGTCAAGGGGCAAGAACTCGCGCCTTAGCGGATTTTAAAACAGGGGATATCCGTGTTTTAGTGGCGACCGATATCGCTGCGCGTGGGATTGATATTGCGGAATTACCTTTTGTGGTGAACTTTGATCTTCCAAGTGTTCCTGAAGATTATGTTCATAGAATTGGGCGAACAGGACGAGCTGAATCAACAGGAAAGGCGGTTTCACTTGTCTGTGTTGATGAGCACAAGCTCTTAAAAGATATCGAGCGCTTATTGAAAACGGAGATTCCAAGGGTTGAGATGGCAGGATTTGAACCTGATCCATCGATCAAAGCAGAGCCGATTGAAAATGGCCGTAATAGTCGAGGTAGAGGCAATAGTCGTAATAGCCGTAATAGTCATAGTCGTGGGCAATCGTCCCCTCGAAATAGTGAAGGAGCCGGCAATAGTAGCAACAGAAGCAGAAGAAGTTCTCGCGCTGGTAATAATACAGATGCCGGAAAATCGCCAGAAGGATCTAGCCATAAAAAACCAAGAAATTCGCAGTCTAAAAATGATCAATCTGCAAG